The genomic DNA ATTCACTGCTTTGCATGTTATTTTAGAGATAATTTCTTACATTAAACTCACACACTTATGGAATCTAGGTGTTAACAACTGGCGGCACctcatcgatatcctactcgtttccagcaaagaatggcagaagaaaatcaattagcTGTCTTTGAGGAAGATACGCCTATCACCCCAATTCATTCTCAAGCGCCGACTATGCATGCGCCACCACCACACGTGTCTCCTATAGGCGTGCCACCAGCACATCGGGGAGCTTCCCCGACTCATCTTCAGCCACCTGTATCTTCGGGCCCACACCCGGCATATTCAGGAGGACAGCCATCTTCCGCAGCTGATGATCGTGCACGTATTGCAGTACTTGAGAGCACGGTCAATCAACTGGCTGCCACCATGGCCACCAATatggccgagctcatggccctactcaaaggcccaaatcgtgcttcttcgagcttcacCCCACCTCCTGGGTACGGGCCAGCGGTCGATCCAAGCCCATGGGCCCAGCCGACCTTGATCCCTGATAATGGAGATACGTCTGCCCCAACGATAGTGAATGTGCCGGCAGCCCATCCGGTTAACAATCTTCCAGCACCACCGGCTTCAGCGACAATGTTGGAACCACCTACGCTCGTACCTCCTCCGATCTCCACATCAGTCCCGGTTTCGGTCCCTGCGTCGGTCCCAGCTCCGACTTCCGCTATCCCACCGCCGATCATATTCCTGCTTACAACTGCCCAGGCTCCTGCTCACACTGCTGAACCTCCCCcgtaccaagctccacaatCCCATATCGGCCTttcttaccaagctccaccttcCATAAATATAGCCTActctgaaccgggcacgccgaacCACGCGGCCCCTAGAGCTCCACCCACAAATTTTCTCCCGGAAACGGGGACTGAACAGGAACAAAGATTGAAGAAGTTGGAAGAGAATATCCGAGCCCTACAATCAGGCGGCTCCCGCCTCGATGCCAGCGATGGCGATTGGAGTCTTTTCCCAAGCATGCAGCTACCCCCAAAGATTAAGGTGCCTGAATTCCAGAGGTACTACGGCACGACCGACCCtcgtcaccatctccgtcactacagGGGAAAAATGTTGCAGTACTGGGACTACAAAGAGTTTGTCATCCATACGTTCCAGGATAGTTTGGCAGGAGCGGTTCTGGATTGGTACATGTCACTGAAAGCTGCGGATATCCCCACGTGGACAGACCTCTCGagcaaattcatcgaccaATACAAGTACTGTGCGGAGGCGCCCCCGACTCTGCTGGAGCTCAGCACGATGGAGATGACCGGTGACCAGGGCTTCGAGGCCTATGTAGTGAAGTGGCGGGCTAGAGCGGCGAAGCATATCCCTCCGATCAGTGAGGCACAGCAGAtccaattattccactccactCTTAAAGGTGCCTACTACTTGCACTTGTTGGCCCATACGTCGTCATTCTCCAACCTTATCGATGCCGGAAAGAAGCTCGACATCGGCATTAAGCTCGGCAAGATAGAAGGTCCGGccgagaaaaaggaaggagagtCCTCGAAGAGGGCCGCCACTGGGACAGCGGGAAGCAGGAGAGGGAAAGACACGTCCGTCAATGCTGTCAACTCAGGGCGCCAGGCCCCCCAGCAATATTCCATAAGCTACACGCCCGCACCACCAGCTACTCAAGCATATGCTCCACCTTCGATACATTATCAACAACAACCCCCAGCGCAGCAAGCTTACTATTCCGCCCCACCGGCTTCCTTTCCATTGCCGGTCCCGCAGCAATACGCCCATAATTATGCCTCTGCTCCTCCTCAGACCCCGCAATACAGGCCTCcggcttcgagaactcctcagccgACACAATAGGCCCCAGCCCCACAAGGTCAGCAAGGTGGCGCAACGCAAAATCGGCAGCGTAAACAGTTCACACCTCTGCCGGCTCCGCTCCCCTACATATACCGGCAACTCCTCGCGGGTAACAAGATCCGATCGATAGCACCTAACCCTGATTTTgacccaaccatccaagatcagagTCGGCGCTGCGAGTATCATCAGGGCGCACCCGGTCACACCACTGACAATTGTTGGAAACTACGGGAGAGGATCCAACAGTTGATTGATGACAAGCAACTCACGttcaacgccgtcaaacccccgaacgtgcaatcaaatcctcttcccgatCACGGGTCGAGCTCGGGACCCAGCATTAACATGATCGGTGTTTGCGCTATAGGGGAGTACGAGACCGGACAGGAGGTACCGGCCCCGTTTGTGATCGAATATGTTCCTGCAGAAGCTGGTGTAGGGTACGCAGGGTTTGATGCCACGCCCGCCCCATTCGTGATAGAAGTCCCCGCACGTGAGCCATATCAAGACAGCAAGGTCccgtggacctacgaaggaagtgTTGGGAACCTCGAGAGTCAATTTAGCGTCATGGGCGTAACACGCTCGGGTCGAGTCTATGAAAATCCGAAGGTCgcaaacaaagggaaagccctgGCAATGCCCGAAGTCGCCCCGGAAGCCTCGTCCATTCCCCAGAAGAAggtgactgaagaagaagctgaggcCTTCATGAAGATTATCAAGGCAAGCGAGTACAAGGTCGTTGAACAAATGGACAAATCTCCAGCCCACATTTCACTACTCGCCTTCCTCTTGGGTTCAGAGCCACATCGTGAAGCGCTTCTGAGGGTCCTAACAGCAGCGCAGATCCCCAAAGAGACGGCTCCGGAGCGGATTGAGGAGACTATCAGTTCGATCTTCTCCAACAACATTTCATTCTCAGATGATGAACTTCCCTCAGAAGGGTGGGCACACTCGCGGGCactacacattgtctgcaagtgtaATAACTTTATCATCggtcgggtcatgatcgacaatggcTCGGCACTCAATGTTTGCCCTGTTTCCACGTTGAatcagatgaacgtggactttAACCGTATCCGTCCGAGCAAGACTGCGGTTtgagccttcgacggctctCGGAGGGAAGTAAATGGATAGATCGACCTGGTGATCGAGGTGGGTCCCTGCTCATTCGCTGTTACGTTCCAAGTCCTAGACATCTCGAATGCTTTCAgcttgttgctcgggagaccgtgGATCCATGCGGCTggcgccgttccttcgtcCCTACACCAAAGGATTAAATTCATCGCAGAAGATCGATTATCACGGTCAAGGgtgaggaggattacgccatttACAAGGAGACAGCTGTTCCCTACATCAGTATCGGGGACGATCAAAatcttcccttccattcatttgaaaccatctccgtcattcgagactacggagagatcgGTCCAACCCGCGCTGACCGCATGATGGGGAAGATTTTGCTGCGCCATAATTACATCCCGGGTTCCGGGCTTGGAGCACATGGgcaagggatcaaccgccccatcgaGGTTGAAGAatacaagaacaggaggggacttggtTTTCGCCATTCCTGTACGAGATTATTGAGGCCCGCAGGGGCAAGCACCTTCACCGTCTCGCTGCACGCTATgggaagatcaacaggggcatcccaGTTCAGCCGCTCTCCTACTTTTTTCCTGGGCCTCCACACATCGTCGGAGGTACACTTGACGGTCTCTCCTCGGATTCAGACAGCAAGCCTGTTGACCTGCCAAACATatgcgccgtcaccgaggagacaaCTCTAGGGGCTTACATCCGCCTCGCGCAGGAAATGAAGAactcaacaactggacctcagtcccgcgttactcggctgtaatcgccgatgtgtaaggccatctatgttttgatattccccgcgtgtcggcatagccataagccacacgacggaagagggattcttgttatggcattccgccctcatcattaataaaattcctacatgcatttttcagaattctcttatcttctttctttctttctcacTTATTCGCAGCACttcaaattttctaagacaatttatttaaatcgccaggctccactcgaatctgaGTCTTCGACCTGTCGATTCGAATTCATCCGAGGAACTCCTTGAAGAGtcccgacccatatacttcggggaaggactcgacgaggatggtcgagtgcccgagatagaagagagtttgcgccgccttgaGAACCGCCAACTCACTCCCGTAGAGCcgacagaggagatcaatGTGGGTACCGAAGAAGAACCTCGCATCCTAAAGATTGGGACGGGTCTCGACCCTACACAACGAGCCAGGATGATAGAATTTTTAACCGActaccaagaggtctttgcttggtcctacgccgacatgccgggcttAGATCCATCGATAGTCAAGCATTTCCTACCGCTTGATACAGAGAGGTTTCCACCCAAGCGACAGCACTTGCGGCGGCAACGtgccggccttctcctccgcatcaaagaggagatCATTAAACAGATCAATGCAGGGTTTCTGGAAGTTTGCAATTACTCTGAGTGGGTGGCGAATATCGTGCCCgtggagaagaaggatggaagagttagagtctgcgtcgactaccgagatctcaacaAAGCCAGCCCCAAAGATAACTTCCCCCTACCTCACATTGACGTTTTAGTTGACaacacagcacgccacacgttgttctccttcatggatggcttctccggatataaccagattcggatggccgaagaggacaagatcaagacgacgttcatcacaatGTGGGGCACTTTCTGTTACCGAGTCATACCCTTCggcctcaaaaatgccggggcaacataTCAGAGGGCGATGGTCAcgctattccacgacatgatgtacaaagagatcgaggtctacgttgacgacatgattgccaaatcCAAAGAATGAGAGGACCACCTGGTTAATTTAAAACGCCTTTTTGACCgcctcaagaagtacaagctcagactcaacccgacgaagtgcacattcggcgctaagtcagggaaactgttaggatttgtggtcagtgagcgAGGCATTGAGGTTGACCCGGACAAGGTGAAGGCAATCAGGGAGCTACGTCCGCCATCGACGgcccgcgaagtacgaggtttcttgggacggctgaattacattgcaagatttatctcaaacctgacagacaaatgtcaaccactctttcgtctGCTTCGTAAAAATGCGGCAATTGAGTGGGATgaggaatgtcagaaggccttcgataCTATCAAGGCATATTTGGCTCAGCCACCAGTGCTAGTTCCGCCGACACCAGATCGTCCGTTGATCCTTTACTTGACAATGCGTCGGCAATCcctaggatgcatgttagggcagaAAGACGAGTCCACGCGTACAGAAcacgccatttattatttgagcaagaagtttaccgaaggggagtctaactacccggagattgagaagatatgTTGCGCGCTAGTGTGGGTTATGCAGAGActtcgacaatacacgctctaccacactatccgcttattatcaaaggcggatcccctgaagtacttgctcgatagtccatcttccatgaagaacatTTCAAAGTGGCGATGTCAGCTGACAGAATATGACATTGAATATGTGCCCCGTACATCGGTTTAGGGGCAGGCAATTGCAGATCACTTAGCGGGGTTCCCAATCGAAGACGATACGCCAATCAACTCTAATTTTCCGGACgaagggattctccaagtggatagtgaggagaacaaattcacatggaagatgtatttcgacggcgcagtgaattccaccggttctggtatcggcgcagtgctgatatcccctgacGGACGTTATTATccgattgcagcaaaagtcgattttccttgcaccaacaatgtggccgaatacgaggcatgcatcctcgGCCTGCAGGCGgcgatcgacttcaaggtgaaggaattggaagtgttcggagattctatgcttacaatcttccagactctggggcaatggaagacgaaggacgaaaagctagtgccatatcactagtatcttgaggagttagcggagaacttcgagaaagtctcattcacatacacgccgcgcatcaagaaccaatttgcagatgcactcgcgacgctcgcatccatggtgagcatcacgaaagaaaacctcattgaGCCACTCGAGATCGAGATCGCCAAAGGCCCTGCTCACTGCGACCCAATCGAGGCGACCGATGAGcagccatggtacgaagacattaaaCATTTCTTGCAAACTGGTCAATACCCTACATTCGCTAACCGTCGTGATCGAAAAACACTTCGGCGACTCGCAGCACATTATTTCCTGAGTGGAGAAACTCTCTATCGCCGTTCTttcgacgccacactactccggtgtgttGACGAAGTCGAGGCACAACGTCTCATGGGAGAGATACACGAAAGGAGCTGCGGACCCCATGAGCGGGCTTATGCTtgccaagaaactcatgcgtttaggttacttttggtccaccatggaagcCGATTGCGTCAAGCACGTCAAGCACTGCCACTTGTGCCAAGTGTATGCcgaccagatcaaagcaccgcCTAACGAATTGCGCCCGATGGCAGCcccatggcccttttcaatgtggggtatcgacgtgatcgatcctatcaaccccaaagcatccaacggaCACCAATTCATTTTTGTGGCGATAGACTATtttaccaagtggatcgaggccgtAACGCTTGCTTCAGTCACAGCAAATGCCGTGGCACGTTTTCTCAAGCGtgacatcatcgcccgatacggAGTTCCCGAGAcgatcatcaccgacaatgccaagaacctgaacaacagggtcattgacgagctttgtgagcgattcaaagtgcatcaccgcaactccactccataccgtccccgaatgaacggtgcagtggaggctgcaaacaaaaatatcaagaagatcatcgagaaaatgacggtgacttacaaagattggcacgagatgcttcctttcgcgctcttggcataccgaacatctatccgctcttcaaccggggcaaccccgtattctttggtctacggcatggaggccATCCTCccgatcgaagtggagattccatccatgagggtcctcgccgagaccgaacttgaagaagcagaatgggcgaagcaacgttgggaacagctcaatctcattgacgagaagcggctaacgGCACTCTGTCACGGTcaatgctaccaacagagaatggcccgagcgttcAATGCGAGAGTCCGCCATCGCGAGTTCAaacccggtgacctcgtcctgcggaaaGTCTTACATATTACACCTGATTTTCggggcaagttcgcatacaagtacgacgggcCTTTTGTCGTCAAGGAAGTCTTctccggaggggcaatcattttaagcgacatggacgggaccgaAAATGCACTCCCAGTCAACGCCGATgccctcaagaagtactatccctaATTGGGTGCTTCGTCATTCTACAGCTGTTACATGTCCCCGCAGCTACAACTCACACTTCCAACACTTGCCTTCTTCCGTATTCTTCAGGCTTGCGCCCGTTTTACTTCAGCGCATCTTCTGTTATCAGCATTTATGCCATCTCCATCCAATTCTTCCATATAAGAACATctatgagagaaaaagaataattttcccgctaggttgaaaacctcccgaggcgacctaggcaaaaattagggaatgaggagcacgacttaaaatcccgcaaaggggagccgtggcaaaaggagagcatgagttatatccttgctaggctgaaaacccacaaagggcggtctaggcaaaggttaaaggaaccgagaggtgcgatcggaccctatcttgggcagtcgtagcaaaaggagagcattcatgagagaaaagtcaaaataaaataccccgtcaAGTCGTTGCGCGTTTTGCGGCCTGGGAaaaaattaggggaaattGTCAGTTCAACCACGAAAGAGCTGCGACACCACATGTGGAGCTATGACAAGTAGTGGTTTAGCGGTTTTCagcgcaagcaaactctcttcgactctacGGGTTCAAGACATGCCTCGAAATGagttcgaatcgtcgtatccttgatttagagGATTCCTAAAGATCTTTCCTTTTACCTTCATGCAAAAACTCTGCGGGTCATGCCCGTCTTGCAAAGGCCATTCCTTCAagtcaaatacatgtcatactcGGGGACGCGGTCACCCCTCAAACGGCCACTGAATCTAAATTCCCGGAATatcattacatagatttcttTACATATCGCAATTTCAGCAAGTTTTGCCCGACTGACAACGATCGTTGGTTATCGTTTTCCTGCATACAGGTCTGAGTGTACAGATCCCGGGAGGTGTCCCCCGAGCGGGCGTATGTCTGTCTCGTTCGACAAGCCGCAGTCCCTATTCGGGTGAAGGACCCAAAAAAGGAGCACACGTCAACTCCGCCAGACAAACCCATGGGTGCACGACCAGCGACAGGGCGCAGTTATGACTGCATTATTTCAgcacaataccggcttaacaCCGAACAGATAGCCCTACGCGACCTCATAACAGTGATTCTTACTCTCGCATTCACcgttctttggacttcgtgtccttatttactgttttccagacttcgtgtccgcatctactgcattctggacttcgtgtccacatttactgcttttcagacttcgcgtccaggacttcgtgtccatctttaacgcttttcggacttcgtgtccatctttatcgcttttcggacttcgcgtccaggacttcgtgtccacctttactgcttttcggacttcgcgtccaggacttcgtgtccatctttaccgcttttcggacttcgcgtccaggacttcgtgtccacatttactgcttttcggacttcgcgtccaggacttcgtgtccatctttaccgcttttcggacttcgcgtccaggacttagtgtccatctttattgcttttcggacttcgcgtccaggacttcgtgtccatctttattgcttttcggacttcgcatctaggacttcgtgtccacatttactgcttttcggattccgcgtccaggacttcgtgtccatctttactgcttttcggacttcgcgtccaggacttcgtgtccatctttactgtttttcggactccgcgtccaggacttcgcgtccgcctcttactgcattttggacttcgtgtctaggacttcgcgtccgcctcttactgcattttggacttcgtgtccacattcattgcattccggacttcgtgtccgtgtctactgcattccggacttcgtgtcctcatttactgctttttgggctttgtgtccacattcattgcattccggacttcgtgtccgtgtccactgcattccggacttcgtgtcctcatttactgctttccggacttcgtgtccgcattcactgcattttggacttcgcgtccgcatatattgcattttggacttcgtatccacattcattgcaatccggacttcgtgtccgtgtccactgcattccggactttgtgtcctcatttactgcttttcggacatCGTGttctcatttactgctttccggatttcgtgtccgcatatactgtttttcagacttcgtgtccgcatttaatgtccttcaagtatgcgtctacatttattaatttatggtTTGTACTATTTTGCAACAGACCAGGCGATCGCTAGGATCAAACGAGGTGTttctcatagtctttggctgcatcctctattcgagcacgcaaccaaagaggggcaagttgtcagcacccaatttcggtccatcggctccagggggggcaaaattgtcatttttctatttatcgcctttttaaaaaaaaaattattactgTTCCGGGCAGTCCAGGCAGCAGCAACCGGCTGCCCGGGATCTGGCCGGCCGCCCAGAATAGGAAATCGCGGAttccgcgatttcctccccAAATCGGCtgaaaattgcaattaaagggGGGAAAACCTAATTCGGCGGGGACACAACAGAACCCACGGAAAGAAATCGCGAAATTCCTCTCGAATTGGGAGAATTTTGCAAATCGTTGCCCGATCGGAACAACGCCGGAAAACTGTGAAATCGCCTTGATTCCGACCGTCCCGGCCATCAGTAAAGCCCAGATCGGAGCCGGCGTGACCCAGGCGGTGCTCAGACCCCTCACCCGATCCTTTTCGCGTCGTCGTCGCGGCGTCCAACAGCCGGAACCGCCGCTCGCAGCCGATCGGCGCCGCCAGCACCACCCTCCTCCGGAGCTCCTCACtgacgggcttcggcccattATTTCTCTGTTGCAGGACCAGCCCAGTCGGCCCAGTCCGCCAACCTCGGCCCAGCTATCCTTCCGCAGCCCAAGCCTTCGTCCGGCCCGAGTTGCTCCAGACCAGCCCACTCCTTtcgggcggtttctccttcggaCCGGCcgaccgatccgatccgatccgacccgtt from Punica granatum isolate Tunisia-2019 chromosome 2, ASM765513v2, whole genome shotgun sequence includes the following:
- the LOC116193722 gene encoding uncharacterized protein LOC116193722, with translation MLEPPTLVPPPISTSVPVSVPASVPAPTSAIPPPIIFLLTTAQAPAHTAEPPPYQAPQSHIGLSYQAPPSINIAYSEPGTPNHAAPRAPPTNFLPETGTEQEQRLKKLEENIRALQSGGSRLDASDGDWSLFPSMQLPPKIKVPEFQRYYGTTDPRHHLRHYRGKMLQYWDYKEFVIHTFQDSLAGAVLDWYMSLKAADIPTWTDLSSKFIDQYKYCAEAPPTLLELSTMEMTGDQGFEAYVVKWRARAAKHIPPISEAQQIQLFHSTLKGAYYLHLLAHTSSFSNLIDAGKKLDIGIKLGKIEGPAEKKEGESSKRAATGTAGSRRGKDTSVNAVNSGRQAPQQYSISYTPAPPATQAYAPPSIHYQQQPPAQQAYYSAPPASFPLPVPQQYAHNYASAPPQTPQYRPPASRTPQPTQ